One window of the Granulicella arctica genome contains the following:
- a CDS encoding bifunctional transcriptional activator/DNA repair enzyme AdaA, with the protein MTTMTIMNRPPTNPRPTAAVPSLFPGKQWQQVLERDTAADGQFFYAVKSTKVYCKPSCPSRRPTRKNVTFFPTTAAAQEAGYRACLRCDPDATTAKPDPQAGAIAAVTEYLKVHATERTKLAEVAKATGVGRLTILRGFKRVLGVSPGQYAKAQRIDSFKRGLGEKRAPGEPKKRVTDAIYEAGYGSSSRLYEKSNAALGMKPRVMREGGAGLVIRYTTAASPLGRMLVATTDVGICSIAFGRDDAALVQDLRENFNKAQLVAARGNTGWLADGVGFVLSQMTEHPAAATFPMDVRATAFQQRVWRALQEIPRGETRSYSDLAAALGKPSAVRAVAGACGANPIAVAVPCHRVVGKDGALTGYRWGMERKKKLLAAEGFSA; encoded by the coding sequence ATGACGACGATGACGATAATGAACCGCCCACCAACGAACCCGAGGCCCACCGCAGCCGTGCCGAGTCTCTTCCCAGGCAAGCAGTGGCAGCAGGTGCTTGAACGCGACACCGCAGCCGACGGCCAGTTCTTTTATGCCGTCAAGTCGACGAAGGTCTATTGCAAGCCAAGCTGTCCGAGCCGCCGGCCCACGCGCAAGAACGTCACGTTCTTCCCAACCACAGCCGCCGCACAAGAGGCCGGGTATCGTGCCTGCTTGCGGTGTGATCCCGATGCGACGACCGCCAAGCCCGATCCGCAGGCCGGCGCGATCGCTGCCGTGACGGAATATCTGAAGGTCCATGCGACGGAGCGGACAAAGCTGGCTGAGGTTGCGAAAGCCACAGGAGTCGGACGATTGACGATCCTGCGCGGATTCAAACGTGTCCTTGGCGTGAGTCCGGGTCAGTACGCCAAGGCGCAACGGATCGACAGTTTCAAACGAGGCCTTGGCGAGAAGAGGGCGCCGGGCGAACCGAAAAAACGGGTTACAGATGCCATCTACGAAGCAGGCTATGGCTCATCAAGCAGGCTCTACGAGAAGAGCAACGCTGCACTCGGTATGAAGCCCCGCGTCATGCGTGAGGGTGGGGCCGGACTGGTGATTCGGTACACGACCGCCGCCAGTCCGCTAGGCAGAATGCTCGTGGCCACAACCGACGTCGGCATCTGCAGCATTGCGTTCGGCAGAGACGACGCTGCCCTGGTCCAGGATCTTCGAGAGAACTTCAATAAGGCTCAATTGGTTGCCGCCCGCGGAAATACCGGCTGGCTGGCGGATGGCGTTGGCTTTGTGTTGAGCCAGATGACTGAACATCCGGCGGCAGCCACCTTCCCCATGGATGTACGAGCGACAGCCTTCCAGCAACGCGTCTGGCGAGCATTACAGGAGATTCCGAGAGGTGAAACCCGAAGCTACTCCGATCTCGCAGCGGCCCTCGGGAAACCCTCGGCCGTACGCGCTGTAGCCGGGGCATGCGGAGCAAACCCTATCGCTGTGGCTGTACCCTGCCACCGCGTTGTCGGCAAAGATGGTGCACTCACGGGATATCGCTGGGGCATGGAGCGAAAGAAGAAGCTGCTCGCAGCAGAGGGCTTCAGCGCCTGA
- a CDS encoding C45 family autoproteolytic acyltransferase/hydolase produces MRLRLPSLAVLATFLAVPVLSAAAPKALDGAYSFKKNGWTYVHLQGSPSDIGFQHGYLLSAEIEDNYHVYRLEQEHNSGRDWSFFRAASKTVLWPNIEPEYRAELEGIAAGLKAKGSSLDLWDVVAINGNLELGDYYLPWLNKKEGKPNPPKDVAPGKCSAFIAAGSATRDGKIVVAHSNWSPYAEGERWTIVFDIAPAKGLRFLMDGAPGIITSQDDFGVNAAGLMITETTLPMAAGWDLKGAPEFVRSRKAMQYAHSIDEYAAIMRDRNNGGYANSWLVGDRKTGEIAYLELGLKHTPLTRKKDGYFVSSNFAANPDLIRDDTPGFDTTNKSSSMNARHLRADAFMQQHKGQMDTELAEAFLSDHIDTFVGGEKADQRSLCGHVDKAKEGEPVWGEKPYEPMGAVTGKVMDSDLAGKMSFIARAGHPCGDDFLVAPFLAAHPEFQWEKPILNDMKAGPWTTFTTAEAVTR; encoded by the coding sequence ATGCGCCTCCGTCTCCCTTCTCTTGCCGTTCTTGCAACGTTCCTCGCTGTTCCTGTACTCTCCGCAGCCGCGCCCAAAGCTCTCGACGGAGCGTACAGCTTTAAGAAGAACGGCTGGACCTACGTTCATCTGCAAGGTTCGCCAAGCGACATCGGTTTTCAGCATGGATATCTGCTTTCCGCCGAAATTGAGGACAATTATCACGTCTACCGGCTGGAGCAAGAGCATAATTCCGGGCGCGATTGGTCGTTCTTTCGCGCTGCATCCAAGACTGTACTCTGGCCGAACATCGAGCCTGAGTATCGCGCCGAACTCGAGGGTATCGCGGCTGGTCTGAAGGCTAAAGGCTCGTCGCTCGATCTTTGGGATGTTGTCGCAATCAACGGCAACCTCGAGCTTGGCGATTACTATCTGCCTTGGCTCAACAAAAAAGAAGGCAAGCCAAATCCGCCGAAAGACGTGGCTCCAGGTAAGTGCAGCGCCTTCATCGCCGCGGGATCGGCTACCAGGGACGGCAAAATCGTCGTAGCTCATAGCAACTGGTCACCCTACGCCGAGGGGGAGCGCTGGACTATCGTCTTTGATATCGCGCCAGCCAAAGGCCTTCGCTTCCTCATGGACGGTGCTCCCGGAATCATCACCAGCCAGGACGATTTCGGCGTCAACGCCGCAGGTTTGATGATCACCGAGACGACGCTGCCAATGGCAGCCGGGTGGGACCTCAAGGGTGCTCCCGAGTTCGTCCGCTCTCGCAAGGCGATGCAGTATGCACACTCCATCGACGAATATGCAGCCATTATGCGCGACCGCAATAATGGTGGCTACGCGAACTCCTGGCTCGTCGGCGACCGGAAGACTGGCGAGATCGCCTACCTGGAGTTAGGACTCAAGCACACGCCACTGACGCGAAAGAAGGACGGCTATTTCGTCAGCTCAAACTTTGCCGCCAATCCTGATCTCATCCGCGACGACACACCGGGCTTCGATACGACAAACAAGTCCAGCAGCATGAATGCTCGTCATCTTCGGGCGGACGCTTTTATGCAGCAGCACAAAGGGCAGATGGATACAGAACTTGCCGAGGCATTCCTATCGGATCACATCGACACCTTCGTAGGCGGTGAAAAGGCGGACCAGCGTAGCCTTTGCGGTCACGTTGACAAGGCGAAAGAAGGCGAGCCAGTCTGGGGCGAAAAGCCGTATGAGCCGATGGGCGCTGTAACCGGTAAGGTCATGGACTCGGACCTGGCAGGGAAGATGAGTTTCATCGCTCGCGCCGGTCACCCCTGCGGCGATGACTTCCTCGTTGCACCCTTCCTCGCCGCGCATCCTGAGTTCCAGTGGGAGAAGCCGATCCTGAATGACATGAA